The following are from one region of the Candidatus Edwardsbacteria bacterium genome:
- the cobO gene encoding cob(I)yrinic acid a,c-diamide adenosyltransferase — translation MKGMIQVYTGNGKGKTTAALGLACRASGQKKKILMVQFMKGKVNYGELRSARKLPGFTIKQFGRPSFVDKKNPAPADIKGAREGLAFAAKAIGSGKYDMIILDELNVALDFHLVPLKDVLNLIATKPEKMELVITGRDANPKVIKLADLVSEVKEVKHYYQQGVPARKGIEF, via the coding sequence ATGAAGGGCATGATCCAGGTTTACACCGGCAACGGAAAGGGCAAGACCACCGCGGCCCTGGGGCTGGCCTGTCGGGCCTCGGGACAGAAGAAAAAGATCCTGATGGTCCAGTTCATGAAGGGCAAGGTCAACTACGGGGAACTGAGGTCCGCCAGAAAACTGCCGGGCTTCACCATCAAGCAGTTCGGCCGGCCCAGCTTCGTGGACAAGAAGAACCCGGCCCCGGCCGACATCAAGGGCGCCCGGGAGGGACTGGCCTTTGCGGCCAAGGCCATCGGTTCCGGTAAATATGACATGATCATCCTGGACGAACTGAACGTAGCCCTGGATTTCCATCTGGTTCCCCTCAAAGATGTGCTGAACCTGATAGCCACAAAGCCAGAGAAGATGGAGCTGGTGATCACCGGGCGGGATGCCAATCCCAAGGTGATCAAGCTGGCCGACCTGGTCTCGGAGGTCAAAGAAGTCAAGCATTATTACCAGCAGGGGGTGCCGGCCAGGAAGGGGATAGAGTTTTAA
- a CDS encoding lamin tail domain-containing protein — MAGLIAVGATTANPAVVVNEFCYHPHPSNDTGLEWIELYNSDSTEQDLSGWDLYPSRSPHFILPAGIKIGPQSFILVYLRRDGINTGAEIYEGTAGISSNMTNTKGSLALFTNSNKDTIVDFVEYGDDSMTYEATAAAAGIWTRGVFLDTALCGNSLGLISDGSDSNRKADWKEFVGPTPGHTNQPYPVDIAVSSIIVSPESILPEGKFALSVEIVNMGLDTAYLPVIEVFEDRNGDSIRDAAEKLFAFLSWDLLSDKRTALAQISGLAEGQYDLAVSASCSSENYTANNYRNIKLTVGSPVVINEIMYYPNGSLAEWMELYNRSAGPVDIRGWSVEDNLGTPHLITSSSLIMTPRSYLILTAIDNQPLAECLRIKPSGGWPALNDYGDLVRLRDLRSIQEDMVQYLPDWGKGQGKTLERINPLLISNTAASWGLSKDPFGSTPGRRNSIYLENCSFGAEITAGPNPFSPDDDGLEDHTILNYKLPWDEAVVNISIYDRLGRRVRNLLNNYHSAKDGCYAWDGRDEDRRKCPMGIYVILLEAKGTSSNGTIKAKATVALAGKL; from the coding sequence TTGGCAGGGTTGATCGCCGTTGGGGCCACGACGGCAAATCCCGCCGTGGTGGTCAACGAATTCTGCTACCATCCCCACCCCAGCAACGACACCGGACTGGAGTGGATAGAACTTTACAATTCCGACTCCACCGAGCAGGACCTCTCCGGCTGGGACCTGTACCCCTCGCGCAGCCCGCATTTTATCCTTCCTGCCGGGATCAAGATCGGGCCGCAATCCTTCATCCTGGTATATCTGCGGAGGGACGGCATCAATACCGGCGCCGAGATCTACGAGGGGACTGCCGGCATATCCAGCAACATGACCAACACCAAGGGCTCGCTGGCCCTTTTTACCAACAGCAACAAGGACACCATCGTTGATTTCGTGGAGTACGGCGACGACAGCATGACCTACGAGGCCACCGCCGCCGCCGCCGGCATCTGGACCAGGGGCGTTTTCCTGGACACCGCTTTATGCGGCAATTCACTGGGGCTTATAAGCGACGGTTCTGATTCAAACCGCAAGGCCGACTGGAAGGAGTTTGTCGGGCCAACTCCCGGGCATACCAACCAGCCCTATCCGGTGGATATCGCTGTCTCAAGCATCATTGTCTCTCCCGAAAGCATCCTGCCGGAAGGGAAGTTCGCCCTTTCGGTCGAGATAGTCAACATGGGGCTGGACACCGCTTATCTGCCGGTGATCGAAGTGTTTGAGGACAGGAACGGCGATTCCATCAGGGATGCGGCCGAAAAACTGTTCGCTTTTTTATCCTGGGACCTTTTAAGCGACAAGCGCACCGCCCTGGCCCAAATATCCGGGCTGGCCGAGGGACAATACGATCTGGCGGTCTCGGCCAGCTGCAGCAGCGAAAACTACACGGCCAATAATTACCGCAATATTAAATTGACCGTTGGCAGCCCGGTGGTCATCAACGAGATCATGTATTATCCCAACGGCAGTCTGGCCGAGTGGATGGAGCTTTACAACCGTTCCGCCGGGCCGGTGGATATCAGAGGCTGGTCGGTGGAGGATAATCTGGGAACACCCCATCTGATCACATCCTCCAGCCTGATAATGACGCCCCGGAGCTATCTGATACTGACCGCCATTGACAATCAGCCGCTGGCCGAATGCCTGCGGATAAAGCCCAGCGGCGGCTGGCCGGCCCTGAATGACTACGGTGACCTGGTCAGGCTCCGGGATCTTAGGAGCATTCAGGAGGATATGGTCCAGTACCTTCCCGACTGGGGCAAGGGACAGGGAAAAACCCTGGAGAGGATCAATCCGCTCCTGATATCCAATACCGCCGCCAGCTGGGGGCTGTCAAAGGACCCCTTCGGCTCCACCCCCGGCAGACGGAACAGCATCTACCTGGAGAATTGCTCGTTCGGCGCCGAGATCACGGCCGGCCCCAACCCCTTCTCCCCGGATGATGACGGCCTTGAGGATCATACCATCCTCAATTACAAGCTGCCCTGGGATGAGGCGGTGGTGAACATCAGCATATACGACCGGCTGGGCCGCCGGGTGCGAAACCTGCTGAATAATTATCATTCGGCCAAAGACGGCTGTTATGCCTGGGATGGCCGGGATGAGGACAGAAGGAAATGTCCCATGGGGATCTACGTGATCCTGCTGGAGGCCAAAGGGACCTCCAGTAACGGCACCATCAAGGCAAAGGCCACGGTGGCGTTGGCTGGCAAATTATGA
- a CDS encoding ATP-binding protein has product MLHLLWLLSLPFAAMMLFLPGSLLLKISAFSAASLLGGWGLVLFSRQKKQLHALQQAQGECDSLKENIQNQQRISGQEISKLKEIIGASKKQLEEAGKYEKVLNQQPIGLILADYEGRILFANPGMEDITGWTAKDILGKNWNRVFKNSGNDITAKIESCLTDQDKAEKEQETIVAKDGRDITINSRLWKYDSGKNLGWVFMPTSPAVDFNKLRDEFVTNISHELRTPLTVIKGYAEILYDEAKKTDQQNAELTKVVLDESERLANILDSILNFRYASSGQIGLRKEKVDVLGLLNTVVNDLSHKAQKKNITIIKKFPESVSPAKGDINALRFAFSQILDNAVKFTNEGGSVTVETGGWRLEEGLWKMEINFIDTGVGIAVQDLPHIFEKFYRTDQKVHTLQGTGIGLSLCKEIIETNGGSIAVESIVGKGSHFSVSLPMSD; this is encoded by the coding sequence ATGCTGCATCTTTTATGGCTTCTATCACTGCCCTTTGCGGCAATGATGCTTTTTCTGCCGGGAAGCCTGCTCCTGAAGATCTCGGCTTTTAGCGCTGCTTCTTTGCTGGGCGGTTGGGGCCTGGTCTTGTTTTCCAGGCAGAAGAAACAGCTCCATGCTTTGCAACAGGCGCAAGGGGAATGCGACTCTCTTAAGGAGAACATCCAAAACCAGCAGCGCATCAGCGGGCAGGAGATATCAAAACTAAAGGAGATCATCGGAGCTTCAAAGAAACAATTGGAGGAGGCCGGTAAATACGAGAAGGTATTGAACCAGCAGCCGATCGGCCTGATACTGGCGGATTACGAAGGCAGGATTTTGTTTGCCAATCCAGGCATGGAAGATATTACCGGATGGACGGCCAAGGATATACTGGGCAAAAACTGGAATAGAGTATTCAAGAATTCCGGGAACGACATTACCGCCAAAATAGAGTCCTGTCTGACTGATCAGGATAAGGCCGAAAAGGAGCAGGAGACGATCGTGGCCAAGGACGGCAGGGATATCACCATTAATTCCCGGCTCTGGAAATATGATTCGGGAAAGAACCTGGGTTGGGTTTTCATGCCCACCAGCCCGGCGGTGGATTTCAACAAATTAAGGGATGAATTCGTCACCAACATCTCCCACGAATTGCGAACTCCTTTGACGGTGATAAAGGGCTATGCGGAGATTTTGTACGACGAAGCGAAGAAAACCGACCAGCAGAATGCCGAGTTGACGAAAGTGGTGCTGGACGAGAGCGAACGCCTGGCAAACATCCTTGATTCGATTTTGAATTTCCGTTATGCCAGCTCGGGACAGATAGGTTTGAGGAAGGAAAAGGTTGATGTCCTGGGCCTGCTGAATACGGTGGTCAACGACCTCAGCCACAAGGCCCAGAAAAAGAATATTACCATTATAAAAAAATTCCCGGAGAGCGTTTCCCCGGCCAAGGGAGATATCAACGCCTTAAGGTTCGCCTTCAGCCAGATACTGGACAATGCCGTGAAATTCACCAATGAAGGCGGCAGCGTGACCGTTGAAACCGGCGGCTGGCGGCTGGAGGAAGGGCTTTGGAAGATGGAAATAAACTTCATCGACACCGGAGTGGGCATCGCGGTCCAGGATCTGCCGCATATTTTTGAAAAATTCTACCGCACCGACCAAAAGGTGCACACCCTTCAGGGCACGGGCATCGGGCTGTCGCTTTGCAAGGAGATCATAGAGACCAACGGCGGCAGCATAGCCGTGGAAAGCATCGTCGGCAAGGGCAGCCATTTCTCGGTAAGCCTGCCGATGTCCGACTGA
- a CDS encoding response regulator yields the protein MAKKIMVVDDEPYIARVIKFKLEQEGYTVISANDGQSGLQKIKEEKPDMVLLDVMMPGLSGYEVCQKIREDAELAGIPVVILTAKGQERDREQGLTMGASDYITKPFSPNRLLELVKSMIGDAK from the coding sequence ATGGCCAAAAAAATCATGGTGGTGGATGATGAACCCTACATTGCCAGGGTGATTAAATTCAAGCTAGAGCAGGAGGGGTATACCGTCATTTCAGCCAATGACGGCCAGAGCGGTCTGCAGAAGATCAAGGAAGAGAAGCCGGACATGGTCTTGTTGGATGTAATGATGCCCGGGCTTTCCGGTTATGAGGTATGCCAAAAGATCAGAGAGGATGCCGAGCTGGCCGGCATTCCCGTGGTGATCCTGACCGCCAAGGGCCAGGAGCGGGACCGGGAGCAGGGCTTAACGATGGGGGCCAGCGACTATATCACCAAACCATTCAGCCCCAACCGGCTTCTGGAACTGGTGAAAAGCATGATAGGGGATGCCAAGTAA
- a CDS encoding ATP-binding protein, which translates to MAERQDPATLQNKVLSESLRLSQALSGEPGPAKILQEVGRSIKEALGYQVIVLSIYENDIGAFKPLWMESVDPDTGTELLTSPNPLIRTQLLTEDFLRSGSYIIKADHPVWEGMKASRYLPGLGEEALDGRGDVILTPILSSGTAMIGLIMVVVKDAEKEADQVKYLSYFSRLAGCALERGLLYLQREENSNFNRILIQTVEKLEKVSDPGQFWRTIAENIGTALKGFELVVSIANQEGSYYVHPLVLRDGKQMDGLTSVDGAWLGRVAEQGPQTELITVHPEKPAVIKMGWPLEIEKESLGVLTVTGLNSGELDRPTADFLGMLATQIALALFRVRSVDEWTSRKEVLEAYIKNIDDAVLIVDSIKRIVFVNNSAQQLTDLRQGGIDKLPLNQNDKEWLSTALDDVSKGATKEAEKKIIIKDSYCSIGIKGFFDSKKYTGSIIKIHSLKQEGLEYFKELAGMVAALEDVELLPQILLKAVRHFVDFDAGSILFRERGDSFRFLASQGAMIDHDPDMTFNLVTGLAEAAINEGRTLGLAGKEGSLAEGLGISGMGKPLAGASSVLVTPLIFKGQNTGLMVLSKKDQAAYPETNVAMIDELSTGLSKILWQIGVAGKLKQENALRTKLYEIGFASGSVLQVGSLLNLMIRTIAKELKIDEMGIYFFDEVLGEWNGKAIQSTGKNGGFLELMKSSGIKLDYERLSEIKEITATVIARGEPEIVPDLKSDPRFLSAGQYQGLRSGLWLPLKLKDKPIGAISALSKQISYFGHDDLTLLQELSPLVTFALRSAVLYEEIRREGSRVGAIINSMPEGLLMVDSHFKVIMSNEGFEGLWGLKQTIRPGAALQEGILSLLTNNLANPRGLIDFFQDCAISTTGVVAPVELELKNGKHLKISSFPVEELDRPRTGLVILSQDITTEHQIAELRQEFVGMLSHDLRNPLAAIIATLELALDGSLGELNENQNQFLGNAMNDSRRMLEMLNDFLDGYKYDAVEIKLEKTNFDIAQLISRLVADFSPLARERNIELLQETPPTITITGDEGKLARVISNLLSNALKFTPRGGGIILKSAERTDSIEIAVSDTGEGISAEDKDKVFEKFYQVEKRRHGRKTGTGLGLPLCKKLVEAHGGKIWVESQVGKGSRFIFSLPR; encoded by the coding sequence ATGGCTGAGAGACAAGACCCTGCCACTCTGCAAAACAAGGTGTTGAGCGAATCCCTAAGGCTGTCGCAGGCTTTGTCCGGAGAACCCGGGCCGGCCAAGATATTGCAGGAAGTCGGGCGATCGATCAAGGAGGCTCTGGGATACCAGGTAATAGTCTTAAGCATTTATGAAAATGATATTGGCGCATTCAAACCTCTGTGGATGGAATCGGTGGACCCGGATACAGGCACTGAACTTTTAACCAGCCCCAATCCCCTTATCAGAACCCAGCTTTTAACAGAGGACTTCCTTCGATCGGGAAGCTATATCATCAAAGCCGATCATCCGGTCTGGGAGGGGATGAAAGCATCCCGTTATCTCCCGGGCCTGGGGGAGGAAGCACTGGACGGAAGAGGGGATGTGATACTGACCCCGATCTTAAGTTCTGGGACCGCCATGATCGGACTGATAATGGTTGTGGTGAAGGATGCCGAAAAGGAGGCCGATCAGGTTAAGTACCTTTCCTATTTTTCCCGCTTAGCCGGCTGTGCCTTGGAGAGAGGATTGCTGTATCTGCAACGGGAGGAGAACAGCAATTTCAACCGGATATTGATCCAGACCGTGGAGAAACTGGAAAAGGTCAGCGACCCCGGCCAATTTTGGCGGACCATAGCCGAGAATATCGGAACGGCCCTCAAGGGGTTTGAACTGGTGGTTTCGATAGCCAATCAGGAGGGCAGTTATTATGTCCATCCCCTGGTACTGAGGGATGGGAAGCAGATGGATGGGTTGACCTCGGTGGACGGCGCCTGGCTGGGCCGGGTGGCAGAACAGGGGCCGCAGACCGAGCTGATCACGGTCCATCCGGAAAAACCAGCAGTGATAAAAATGGGCTGGCCACTGGAGATAGAAAAAGAATCTCTGGGCGTTTTGACAGTCACCGGTCTCAATTCCGGGGAGCTGGACCGGCCCACCGCCGATTTTCTGGGCATGCTGGCCACCCAGATCGCTCTGGCCCTGTTCCGGGTGCGTTCCGTAGACGAGTGGACCTCGCGCAAAGAGGTGTTGGAGGCCTATATAAAGAATATCGATGATGCGGTCCTGATAGTAGACTCGATCAAACGAATTGTTTTTGTCAATAACTCCGCCCAGCAGCTGACCGATCTGCGGCAGGGGGGCATCGACAAACTCCCCCTTAATCAAAACGATAAAGAATGGCTTTCCACCGCCCTGGATGATGTCTCAAAGGGGGCAACCAAAGAAGCCGAAAAAAAGATAATCATCAAGGACAGCTACTGCTCCATTGGGATAAAAGGATTTTTTGATAGCAAAAAATATACCGGATCCATCATTAAGATCCACAGCCTTAAGCAGGAAGGGCTGGAATATTTCAAAGAACTGGCCGGGATGGTAGCGGCCCTGGAGGACGTGGAGCTGCTTCCCCAGATACTTTTAAAGGCGGTCAGGCATTTCGTGGATTTCGATGCCGGCTCGATATTATTTCGGGAACGGGGCGACAGCTTCAGGTTTTTGGCCAGCCAAGGGGCGATGATCGACCACGATCCGGACATGACTTTTAATCTGGTTACCGGGTTGGCCGAAGCCGCCATCAATGAGGGGCGGACCCTGGGCTTGGCGGGAAAAGAGGGATCCCTGGCAGAGGGGCTGGGAATTTCCGGAATGGGAAAACCCCTGGCCGGAGCCAGCTCGGTGCTGGTAACCCCCTTGATATTCAAAGGTCAAAATACCGGTTTGATGGTCCTTTCCAAAAAAGACCAGGCCGCCTACCCCGAAACCAATGTAGCCATGATAGATGAATTAAGCACCGGGCTCTCTAAAATATTATGGCAGATAGGGGTAGCCGGCAAGCTTAAACAGGAAAATGCCCTGCGAACCAAGCTGTACGAAATCGGTTTTGCCTCGGGCTCGGTGCTTCAGGTCGGCAGTCTGCTGAACCTGATGATCAGGACCATCGCCAAAGAGCTTAAGATCGACGAGATGGGCATATATTTTTTCGACGAGGTCCTGGGGGAATGGAACGGCAAAGCCATTCAGTCCACCGGTAAAAACGGCGGTTTCCTGGAATTGATGAAGAGCTCGGGAATAAAGCTGGATTACGAGAGATTGTCAGAGATCAAGGAGATCACGGCCACGGTCATAGCCCGGGGAGAACCGGAGATAGTTCCCGACCTTAAATCCGATCCCCGTTTTCTGTCAGCCGGCCAGTACCAAGGCCTGCGTTCCGGACTATGGCTGCCGTTGAAGCTGAAGGATAAGCCGATAGGCGCGATCAGCGCCCTGTCCAAGCAGATCAGCTATTTCGGACATGATGATCTGACCCTTCTCCAGGAGCTCTCACCCCTGGTCACTTTCGCCCTGAGGAGCGCCGTCCTTTACGAGGAGATTCGCCGGGAGGGCAGCCGGGTAGGGGCTATCATAAATTCCATGCCCGAGGGCTTGTTGATGGTGGACTCCCATTTCAAAGTGATCATGAGCAATGAGGGGTTTGAGGGATTGTGGGGCTTGAAGCAGACCATCCGGCCGGGGGCCGCCCTGCAGGAGGGTATTTTGTCTTTGTTGACAAACAATCTGGCGAACCCCAGGGGCTTGATAGATTTTTTCCAGGATTGCGCGATTTCCACCACCGGGGTGGTCGCTCCGGTGGAGTTGGAGCTCAAGAACGGCAAGCACCTGAAGATCAGTTCCTTTCCGGTGGAGGAGCTGGATCGGCCGCGGACCGGCCTGGTGATACTGAGCCAGGACATAACCACCGAGCATCAGATCGCCGAACTGAGGCAGGAATTCGTGGGCATGTTGTCCCATGATCTGCGAAACCCGCTGGCCGCCATTATTGCCACCCTGGAGCTGGCCCTGGACGGGAGCCTGGGAGAGTTGAACGAAAATCAGAACCAGTTTTTAGGCAACGCCATGAACGACAGCCGACGGATGCTGGAGATGCTTAATGACTTTCTGGATGGTTATAAATACGATGCCGTCGAGATCAAATTGGAGAAAACAAACTTTGACATCGCCCAGCTGATATCCAGACTGGTGGCCGATTTCTCCCCCCTGGCCCGAGAGCGGAATATAGAGCTTCTGCAGGAAACGCCCCCCACTATCACAATTACCGGGGACGAAGGAAAGCTGGCCAGGGTGATATCAAACCTGCTATCCAATGCGCTGAAATTCACCCCCCGGGGGGGGGGCATAATTCTTAAGAGTGCTGAACGCACCGACAGCATTGAGATCGCCGTCAGCGATACCGGGGAAGGCATTTCCGCCGAGGACAAGGATAAGGTGTTTGAAAAATTCTACCAGGTTGAGAAACGCCGGCACGGACGGAAGACCGGCACCGGCCTGGGTCTGCCGCTGTGCAAAAAACTGGTTGAGGCCCACGGCGGAAAAATATGGGTGGAGAGCCAGGTGGGAAAGGGCAGCAGATTTATTTTCAGCCTGCCCCGATAA
- a CDS encoding HD-GYP domain-containing protein has translation MGKQVKDNIILPADRLRKILGAMASSWGFEIVFLDAVDGEDRRSGAKNVRVIELDDFRQRIALSGPAELMDRMNDALVKLADIISDQELESISLTEEIVERYQQLSLLFEMSDRLGAARDNQSRMKAILETAIDAVGAVGGCLLMKNSQEHWCWVNREKVESEKLAQLAAETIEHTKNFVEENRHCALLLRVSRGDIIGSLVLGPKAKAAYRSGDIKLLTTLGAYASLLLESGRLYEDLESLFFSTIKSMIEAVDAKDPSTRGHSERVRRYSHIIGQGLNFGPEELKSLELAALLHDVGKIGLPDIILNNEKEYLSETQWELVRMHPEIGVSILSHVAQLKSILPAIGQHHERFDGQGYPNGIDGEDITLFARIIAVADSFDAMTMNRTYRTRFSLDKALKELSQNSGSQFDPQLVKLFIANIKKTEIKLDG, from the coding sequence ATGGGAAAGCAGGTAAAGGACAACATCATCCTTCCGGCCGACCGGCTGCGGAAAATACTGGGTGCCATGGCCAGCAGCTGGGGTTTTGAGATAGTTTTTCTTGATGCCGTAGACGGCGAGGATAGACGATCGGGGGCCAAAAATGTCCGGGTTATCGAACTGGATGATTTCAGGCAGCGGATAGCACTATCCGGGCCGGCCGAATTGATGGACCGGATGAACGATGCCCTGGTCAAGCTGGCGGACATCATCTCCGACCAGGAGCTGGAGAGCATCTCCCTGACCGAGGAGATAGTGGAGAGGTATCAGCAGCTGTCGCTGCTGTTCGAGATGAGCGACCGGCTGGGGGCGGCCAGGGATAATCAGAGCAGGATGAAGGCCATTCTGGAGACCGCCATAGATGCGGTGGGTGCGGTGGGGGGCTGCCTGTTGATGAAGAACAGCCAGGAACACTGGTGCTGGGTCAATCGGGAAAAAGTGGAGTCCGAAAAACTGGCCCAACTGGCGGCAGAGACCATAGAACACACAAAAAATTTTGTCGAGGAGAACAGGCATTGCGCCCTGCTGCTCAGGGTCAGCCGGGGAGATATAATCGGTTCCCTGGTGCTGGGCCCCAAAGCCAAGGCCGCCTATCGCTCGGGCGACATAAAGCTCCTGACCACGCTGGGGGCCTATGCTTCCCTGCTTCTGGAGAGCGGCCGGCTTTACGAGGACCTGGAATCCCTGTTCTTCAGCACCATCAAGAGCATGATCGAGGCGGTCGATGCCAAGGATCCCAGCACCAGGGGCCATTCCGAGAGAGTGCGGCGGTACTCCCACATCATAGGCCAGGGCCTGAATTTCGGTCCCGAAGAACTGAAAAGCCTGGAGCTGGCGGCCCTGCTGCATGACGTGGGAAAGATCGGCCTGCCGGACATCATCCTCAACAACGAAAAGGAATACCTGTCCGAGACCCAGTGGGAGCTGGTCAGGATGCATCCCGAGATAGGGGTCTCCATCCTGTCCCATGTGGCCCAGCTTAAATCCATATTGCCGGCCATCGGCCAGCATCACGAGAGGTTCGACGGGCAGGGCTATCCCAACGGCATCGACGGGGAGGATATCACCCTGTTTGCCAGGATCATCGCTGTGGCCGATTCCTTCGACGCCATGACCATGAATCGTACCTACCGCACCCGTTTTTCGCTGGACAAGGCCTTAAAAGAGCTCAGCCAGAATTCCGGCAGCCAATTCGATCCGCAGCTGGTGAAGCTGTTCATAGCCAATATAAAAAAGACGGAGATCAAGCTTGATGGCTGA
- a CDS encoding type IV pilus twitching motility protein PilT has translation MPKIDELLRLLVTQQGSDLHIKSGEPPVYRIHGQLVRSSLPVMTPDDTQELLYEIMNQERRERFEKTHQLDMSYSIPGVSRFRVNVFRQKQSLGSVLRVIPLLIKSIDDLGLPQNMKKICMLPRGLVLVTGPTGSGKSTSLAAMIDYINENRSCHIMTVEDPIEFLHRDKKACINQREVGIDTHSFANALKHVMRQNPDIILVGEMRDLETISLAITAAETGHLVMATLHTADAAQTIDRIIDVFPPGQQQQVRLQLSTTLQAIYSQTLLPRVDGKGRVVGYEVLVCMPAIRSIIREGKTHQIFSVLQSGGKFGMNTLDSCLKELYQKGLVTIEEAMAKSTNPQEFEKLAMKAF, from the coding sequence ATGCCCAAAATAGATGAACTGTTGAGACTGCTGGTCACCCAGCAGGGCTCGGATCTGCATATCAAATCCGGAGAGCCGCCGGTCTACCGGATCCATGGCCAGCTGGTCCGTTCCAGCCTTCCGGTGATGACCCCCGACGACACCCAGGAACTGCTTTATGAGATCATGAACCAGGAACGCCGGGAACGCTTCGAGAAGACCCACCAGCTTGACATGTCTTACTCCATTCCCGGCGTTTCCCGTTTCCGGGTCAATGTCTTCCGCCAGAAACAGTCCCTGGGCTCGGTCCTCCGGGTGATCCCCCTTCTGATAAAAAGCATCGACGACCTGGGGCTGCCCCAGAACATGAAGAAGATCTGCATGCTGCCCCGGGGGCTGGTCCTGGTGACCGGACCCACCGGCAGCGGAAAATCCACCAGCCTGGCGGCCATGATAGATTATATCAACGAGAATCGTTCCTGCCACATCATGACTGTGGAGGACCCCATCGAGTTCCTGCACCGCGATAAAAAGGCCTGCATCAACCAGCGCGAGGTGGGCATCGACACCCACTCCTTCGCCAACGCCCTGAAACACGTGATGCGGCAGAACCCGGACATCATCCTGGTGGGCGAGATGCGGGACCTGGAGACCATCTCCCTGGCCATTACCGCGGCCGAGACCGGCCATTTGGTGATGGCCACTTTGCATACCGCCGACGCCGCCCAGACCATCGACCGGATCATCGACGTTTTCCCGCCGGGCCAGCAGCAGCAGGTCAGGCTGCAGCTCTCCACCACCCTCCAGGCCATCTACTCCCAGACCCTGCTGCCCCGGGTGGACGGCAAGGGCCGAGTGGTGGGTTATGAGGTGCTGGTCTGCATGCCTGCCATCCGCAGCATCATCCGGGAGGGCAAGACCCACCAGATATTCAGCGTTCTCCAGAGCGGGGGAAAGTTCGGCATGAACACCCTGGATTCGTGCCTCAAGGAGCTCTACCAAAAGGGCCTGGTGACCATCGAGGAGGCCATGGCCAAGTCCACCAACCCCCAGGAGTTTGAAAAATTAGCGATGAAGGCTTTTTAA
- a CDS encoding type IV pilus twitching motility protein PilT — MEIADLLKMMAEQGASDMQIKVGSPPLLRVNGELSPCKMPSISPDDVKRFLMTIITPAQAQRFGQELELDFAYNLPGTGRFRVNLFQQRNSLGIVFRLIPEKIPTIDELGFPPIVKEVSLRPRGLVLITGPAGCGKSTTQAAMIDYRNAHDPCHIMTVEDPIEFVHGDKKAIVNQRELGRDTLTFADALKYVLRQDPDVILIGEMRDLETIALAITAAETGHLVLATLHTTDAVQTVDRIIDVFPMHQQEQIRMQVAVNFVAVISQILVKRADGKGRVAAFEVMTGSGAVRNLIREGKTYQLQSLIQTSIKQGMTTLNMSLANLCRKNVITLDEAMSKSGDPDNLQMVLKSLSA; from the coding sequence ATGGAAATTGCCGACCTGTTAAAAATGATGGCCGAACAGGGGGCCTCCGACATGCAGATCAAGGTGGGCAGCCCGCCCCTGCTGAGGGTAAACGGCGAACTGTCCCCCTGCAAAATGCCATCCATCAGCCCCGATGACGTCAAGAGATTTTTAATGACCATCATCACCCCGGCCCAGGCCCAGAGATTCGGCCAGGAGCTGGAATTGGATTTTGCCTACAACCTCCCCGGCACCGGACGTTTCCGGGTCAACCTTTTCCAGCAGCGCAACTCCCTGGGGATAGTCTTCCGGCTGATCCCCGAGAAGATCCCCACCATAGATGAACTGGGGTTTCCCCCCATCGTAAAAGAGGTCTCCCTGAGGCCCCGCGGCCTGGTGCTGATAACCGGGCCGGCCGGCTGCGGCAAGTCCACCACCCAGGCAGCCATGATAGATTACCGCAACGCCCATGACCCCTGTCACATCATGACGGTTGAGGATCCCATCGAATTCGTCCATGGCGACAAGAAAGCCATCGTCAACCAGCGGGAGCTGGGACGCGACACCCTGACCTTTGCCGATGCCTTGAAGTACGTCCTGCGGCAGGACCCCGATGTGATCCTGATCGGCGAGATGCGGGACCTGGAGACCATCGCCCTGGCCATTACCGCGGCCGAGACCGGCCATTTGGTGCTGGCCACCCTGCATACCACCGACGCCGTCCAGACGGTGGACCGCATCATCGACGTCTTCCCCATGCATCAGCAGGAACAGATACGAATGCAGGTGGCGGTGAACTTCGTGGCCGTCATCTCCCAGATCCTGGTAAAGAGGGCCGACGGCAAGGGCCGGGTGGCAGCCTTCGAGGTGATGACCGGCTCCGGCGCCGTCCGGAACCTGATCCGGGAGGGCAAGACCTATCAGCTGCAAAGCCTGATCCAGACCAGCATCAAGCAGGGGATGACCACCCTGAACATGTCCCTGGCCAACCTGTGCCGCAAAAATGTCATCACCCTGGATGAGGCCATGAGCAAGTCCGGCGATCCCGATAACCTGCAGATGGTGTTGAAGAGCCTGTCGGCCTGA